A stretch of Triticum aestivum cultivar Chinese Spring chromosome 1D, IWGSC CS RefSeq v2.1, whole genome shotgun sequence DNA encodes these proteins:
- the LOC123181520 gene encoding uncharacterized protein isoform X1 yields the protein MEAAPEREREGRGEEWSDGGVALGFRVKACSRESSGQKAANVLEPDLRSHWSTATNTKEWILLELNEPCLVSHIRIYNKSVLEWEVTGGLRYKPEAFVKVRPRGEAPKRDMVYPANHTPCRYVRISCLRGSPIAIYFIQLTGIPVPGLEPEFQPLVNHLLPQISSSQKQSHSSHNMHLQLLKDIARRLPPFLPQIEADLNSITDTPESSVWFLALLAGPFYPILNLINERDATKTSISSVDSDTLKTSLASIPTVSSNFEAQPRRARSPSSVQPASCMLAFRSETAILLLRKAHKDKTLSIVCHRASRVLQKLLEPEPFVDEPIPNGGMLSSEVSDEIPKSDASSLVPYTNYSSLFGEEFSLSENHFDGSFLNILDVAAVEEGILHVLYAAASQPQLGCKLAETTSDMWSVLPLVQALLPALRPPFSAGPTEQIDDCFSQWNHPDVHNALSQIVSMSVSSVFHPLLRGCAGYLSSYLPSHAKAACVLLDLCRGPLSPWVPMITAKVDLAVELLEDLLGVIQGVGQSLSRSRAALKYILLAVSGNMDDVLAEYKEVKHKILFILEMLDPFVDHAISAMKDRISFGGVSAMYLEKQAKVCDMALNIIRTAAKNPAVLPSLELEWRRGAVAPSILLSILDPHMPLPPDVDLCKSSLPEVDQAALAVSDCPAPHSCNPEVVDGRDTSEIAMRIESFEQYNSLFAPEELKQSELTNTLREDHDKVRTNFDQNIPVGRKTNVKLPAGLFQLEDTVADDYNDARADYLQLLNQENCELRALEFRRLALNLCMQQEPTIEGHNAGIDALLLAAECYVNPFFLLNLRLNSEPLDRIERTHSELIQRNASFELNDLRVKDLDLATVHSLENKRDRAVLDLLLQAAKFDCEYHAKIPDGEVYPNDAEDDKQPIEISPEVTDLVDAVTLVRKNQALLWHFIMKQFGRKGHLANEILLDSLLFLLHSATDLFCPPDNVIDIILNSAENLNRQLACLYSSVNAGDKKLDNVKLHGLQRRWALLQKLVLASSGSDNTRELVSIKKDGFRFRSLVPPSAWVHKISEFSRFSSPLPRFLGWMAVSRYAKEYLNERLFLASDFSQLTTLLSIFTDELSLMDGVATQKIKSADTEQSACNNHLLLKKESMSSDKPSTNKLFQILLPELHFFFPSMSRLFHGFGETILEAVGLQLKCLPKSAVQDVLCWFSEMCMWPYLEGIKEHLVLANGVSSLRGNIAANAKAVVFYLLESVVSEHLEAIVPEMPRVVHILVSLCRASYADVAFLDSVLCLLKPLISYFLRKGTDDEKVMGHITDCSDFELICFEELFEIIRCGKHTKDATSDKIQVPLLIFILGSLLPDLSFKRRIEILDSLLVWVDSISSDPPSLLCSYLEGFHTLIDGCVTILVQNIELLGIIILSVREQSREAANSISGDAMMQLEKNSQDTEQLLVKSTDNAEKSKGPPAGCIIEFCDALEKVISHLTLSIESSWKWHHQLASRLSSLMAKCLLYAKCLKAVTQGNAISSSTRQEVELVQKHWESALEGLAETILGNQEKQCWQVASSMLDYMIKLPNVLAWGNVLSATCSAIEHFCSHAPRISWRLQTEKWLSLLVSGGIEDLKNSETSLINLFCTMLSHAEPEQRSVALQQLGRIIHLAGTAEVGSGSTMTSHLVTHTWNRIAALALYDSSMLLRNHAMALLTEYVPFIDKNHLRSFLASSDSILKGVGQLSCVIEEGYLTRMSLLLLSKACLYSSSEDIALIPESVWRKLENMQTSLTGGFGDVEKDLCRALCQLRTESDAKTVVKELLAGSTTKPVNTDYKDIRESILQVLSSLSSVESYFEFFSIRSDQECQELEEAEIELELIKNEKAVRKFVGRPQDTVAPGLLSYYKDSSEVNKQLQQIREDIRSLERSKLREEIIARRQKKLLIRHTREKYLEETSCKEMELMQELDRERTLEMERDIERQRQLDLERVKSRELQYNLDMEREKQTQRELQRELEQVELGRSSRREFSANPSSRARERYRERDNGRGAQQEGSRGQGHEGQPTVVMGGASRPSSFPTILQSRDRGSDGGYEENAEGSRDSGGDTSSMGDPELDGPGSGSRHGTRAGGSSKSSRQVMERRERDGRREGKWERKQ from the exons ATggaggcggcgccggagagggagagggagggtaGGGGGGAGGAGTGGAGCGACGGTGGCGTGGCTCTGGGTTTCCGGGTGAAGGCGTGTTCCCGCGAGTCGTCGGGGCAGAAGGCCGCCAACGTGCTGGAGCCCGACCTCCGCTCCCACTGGTCCACCGCCACCAACACCAAGGAGTGGATCCTCCTCGAGCTCAACGAGCCGTGCCTCGTCTCCCACATCCGCATCTACAACAAGTCCGTCCTTGAATGGGAGGTCACCGGCGGGCTGCGCTACAAGCCCGAGGCCTTCGTCAAGGTTCGCCCGCGCGGCGAAGCTCCCAAGCGCGACATGGTGTACCCGGCCAACCACACCCCCTGCCGCTACGTCCGCATCTCTTGTCTGCGCGGAAGCCCCATTGCCATCTACTTCATCCAGCTCACCGGAATCCCTGTACCTGGCCTGGAACCTGAATTCCAACCTCTTGTCAACCACTTGTTACCACAAATATCCTCTTCGCAGAAACAATCTCATTCTTCGCACAATATGCATCTCCAG TTACTCAAAGACATTGCAAGAAGGCTACCACCGTTTCTGCCCCAGATTGAG GCTGACCTTAATAGCATCACAGACACCCCAGAGAGCAGTGTTTGGTTTTTGGCTCTGCTTGCTGGCCCATTTTATCCAATCCTCAACCTTATAAACGAAAG GGATGCTACAAAAACGTCGATTTCTTCCGTTGATTCAGATACCCTAAAGACTAGCCTGGCTTCTATTCCAACTGTTTCCTCAAACTTTGAG GCACAACCTAGGAGAGCACGGAGTCCATCTTCTGTTCAGCCTGCTTCATGTATGCTGGCATTTCGATCTGAAACAGCTATACTACTCTTAAGGAAAGCACACAAAGACAAAACTCTCTCAATTGTTTGCCATCGA GCATCAAGGGTGCTCCAAAAACTTTTGGAGCCTGAGCCATTCGTTGATGAGCCAATACCTAATGGTGGAATGCTTTCGAGTGAAGTCTCTGATGAAATTCCTAAAAGTGATGCTTCCAGCCTAGTGCCTTATACAAACTACTCTAGTTTGTTTGGAGAAGAATTTAGTTTATCAGAAAATCACTTCGATGGCTCTTTTCTAAATATTTTGGATGTTGCTGCTGTTGAAGAAGGCATTCTTCATGTACTGTATGCAGCTGCATCACAG CCCCAACTAGGTTGCAAGCTTGCTGAAACTACTTCAGACATGTGGTCTGTCTTACCGCTTGTTCAAGCACTTCTTCCAG CACTTCGTCCTCCATTTAGTGCTGGCCCTACCGAACAGATTGATGATTGTTTTAGCCAATGGAACCATCCAGATGTTCACAATGCTCTTTCCCAG ATTGTGTCAATGTCGGTATCATCAGTTTTTCATCCTCTTCTCAGAGGTTGTGCTGGTTATCTTTCATCATACCTGCCATCACAT GCAAAAGCAGCATGTGTTCTGCTTGATTTGTGCAGGGGACCATTATCACCTTGGGTGCCCATGATCACAGCAAAG GTAGATCTTGCAGTTGAACTTCTGGAGGATCTCCTGGGTGTTATCCAG GGAGTTGGGCAATCTCTTTCCCGTTCTCGTGCGGCGCTGAAGTATATTTTATTGGCCGTATCAGGGAATATGGATGATGTTCTCGCAGAATACAAA GAAGTCAAGCATAAAATACTTTTCATTCTGGAGATGCTAGATCCTTTTGTTGATCATGCTATAAGTGCAATGAAAGACAGAATATCATTTGGTGGTGTGTCTGCTATGTATCTGGAGAAACAGGCAAAAGTTTGCGATATGGCCTTGAACATTATTCGTACAGCTGCAAAGAATCCTGCTGTACTCCCTTCTTTGGAACTTGAATGGCGGCGAGGTGCTGTTGCCCCAAG TATACTTCTTTCTATCTTGGATCCTCATATGCCACTCCCACCTGACGTTGATCTCTGCAAAAGTTCATTGCCCGAGGTTGATCAAGCAGCTTTGGCGGTTTCAGATTGTCCAGCACCACATTCTTGCAACCCTGAAGTTGTTGACGGGCGAGACACATCTGAAATAGCTATGAGAATAGAAAGTTTTGAACAGTACAATTCTTTATTTGCTCCTGAAGAATTGAAGCAATCTGAGTTGACAAATACTCTGCGAGAAGACCATGATAAAGTACGTACAAATTTTGACCAGAACATCCCTGTGGGCAGGAAAACCAATGTAAAATTACCAGCTGGCCTTTTCCAGTTGGAAGATACTGTTGCTGATGATTACAATGATGCACGGGCTGATTATCTACAACTGTTGAACCAAGAGAACTGTGAATTAAGAGCTCTAGAATTTCGTCGCTTAGCACTGAATCTGTGTATGCAACAGGAACCAACAATTGAGGGGCATAATGCCGGAATTGATGCTTTGCTATTAGCTGCAGAATGCTATGTTAATCCATTTTTTCTCTTGAATTTACGGCTTAATTCAGAGCCTCTGGATCGAATTGAACGTACTCATTCGGAGTTGATACAACGGAATGCCTCCTTTGAGTTGAACGATTTGCGTGTGAAAGATTTAGATCTAGCGACAGTGCACAGTTTGGAGAATAAACGGGATAGAGCTGTCCTAGATTTACTCCTGCAAGCTGCAAAATTTGACTGTGAATACCATGCAAAGATACCCGACGGTGAAGTCTATCCAAATGATGCTGAGGATGACAAGCAACCTATAGAAATTTCACCAGAAGTTACAGACCTTGTGGATGCTGTAACTTTGGTCAGAAAGAACCAAGCTCTGCTTTGGCACTTTATTATGAAGCAATTTGGAAGGAAAGGGCATTTAGCTAATGAAATTCTTCTTgatagcttgttgttcttgttgcacTCAGCAACTGACCTATTTTGTCCACCAGATAATGTGATCGATATCATATTGAATTCTGCTGAAAACCTCAACCGACAGCTTGCATGTCTTTACAGCTCTGTTAATGCAGGGGATAAGAAATTGGATAATGTAAAATTACATGGTTTACAAAGACGTTGGGCACTTCTCCAGAAGCTGGTTCTGGCTTCATCTGGTAGCGACAATACTAGAGAACTTGTCAGCATTAAAAAAGATGGTTTTCGTTTTAGAAGCTTAGTTCCTCCATCAGCATGGGTGCATAAGATATCAGAATTTTCCAGGTTTTCTAGCCCACTTCCTCGATTTCTTGGATGGATGGCAGTGTCGCGTTATGCCAAGGAATATTTAAATGAGAGACTGTTTCTTGCCTCTGATTTCTCACAGCTTACAACTTTGCTGTCAATTTTCACTGATGAACTTAGTCTAATGGATGGAGTTGCAACTCAGAAGATCAAGTCTGCTGACACTGAACAATCTGCTTGCAATAATCACTTGCTTCTTAAGAAGGAATCTATGTCGTCAGATAAACCAAGCACGAACAAACTGTTTCAGATTTTACTTCCTGAACTACATTTCTTTTTTCCAAGCATGAGCAGACTATTTCACGGATTTGGAGAGACCATTTTGGAAGCTGTTGGTTTGCAGTTAAAATGTCTCCCGAAAAGTGCAGTACAAGATGTTCTTTGTTGGTTTTCTGAGATGTGCATGTGGCCTTACCTTGAAGGCATCAAGGAGCATCTTGTACTTGCAAACGGAGTAAGTTCTTTGAGAGGTAATATTGCTGCTAATGCCAAGGCTGTTGTTTTCTATCTACTCGAGTCGGTTGTTTCTGAGCACTTGGAGGCTATTGTTCCTGAAATGCCAAGGGTAGTGCACATTCTTGTGTCACTTTGTAGAGCTTCTTATGCTGATGTGGCCTTCCTTGACTCTGTATTGTGTCTGCTGAAGCCATTGATATCTTATTTCTTAAGGAAGGGAACTGATGATGAAAAAGTGATGGGTCATATAACTGACTgcagtgattttgagttgatttgTTTTGAAGAGTTGTTTGAAATTATCCGGTGTGGTAAACATACAAAGGATGCAACCAGTGATAAGATTCAGGTCCCATTGCTGATCTTCATTCTGGGGTCTCTGCTTCCTGATCTGTCCTTTAAGAGGAGGATTGAAATATTGGACTCCTTGCTAGTATGGGTAGACTCTATCAGTTCTGATCCACCATCACTGCTGTGTAGTTATCTTGAAGGCTTTCATACACTTATTGATGGTTGTGTAACTATACTAGTTCAGAATATTGAATTACTTGGTATCATCATCCTTTCTGTGAGAGAACAGTCTAGGGAGGCTGCAAATTCCATAAGTGGGGATGCCATGATGCAACTTGAGAAGAATTCACAAGATACAGAGCAGCTACTAGTTAAATCCACAGACAATGCGGAAAAGTCGAAGGGGCCACCTGCTGGTTGTATTATAGAATTTTGTGATGCCCTGGAGAAGGTCATTTCACATCTTACTCTGTCAATTGAGAGTAGCTGGAAATGGCACCATCAGTTGGCCTCTAGGCTGTCTTCATTGATGGCAAAGTGTTTGCTGTATGCGAAATGCTTAAAAGCTGTTACTCAAGGAAACGCAATTTCTAGTAGCACTAGGCAAGAGGTGGAGCTTGTACAAAAACACTGGGAGAGTGCTCTTGAAGGTCTTGCAGAAACCATTTTAGGAAATCAGGAAAAGCAGTGCTGGCAGGTGGCATCCTCTATGCTTGACTATATGATTAAACTACCTAATGTTCTTGCTTGGGGTAATGTTCTTAGTGCCACTTGTTCAGCAATCGAGCACTTCTGCTCTCATGCACCTAGGATATCTTGGAGACTGCAGACAGAGAAGTGGTTATCGTTATTGGTTTCGGGTGGAATTGAAGACCTCAAGAATAGTGAAACCTCGTTGATTAATCTTTTCTGTACAATGTTGAGTCACGCTGAACCAGAACAACGCTCTGTTGCATTGCAGCAACTTGGGAGGATTATTCACTTGGCGGGTACTGCTGAAGTCGGATCTGGTTCAACAATGACGTCCCATTTGGTTACTCATACATGGAACAGAATAGCAGCATTGGCTCTCTATGACTCTTCTATGCTATTAAGGAATCATGCGATGGCTTTGCTCACTGAATATGTTCCATTTATTGATAAAAATCATCTGCGGTCATTTCTTGCATCAAGTGACAGTATCCTGAAAGGTGTGGGGCAACTTTCATGTGTAATTGAAGAGGGCTATTTGACACGAATGTCCTTACTGTTGCTTTCAAAGGCATGTCTTTATTCTTCTTCTGAAGATATTGCTTTGATTCCTGAATCTGTTTGGAGGAAATTGGAAAACATGCAAACATCACTAACTG GAGGTTTTGGTGATGTCGAGAAAGATCTCTGTCGAGCTCTATGTCAGCTAAGAACTGAATCTGATGCTAAaacg GTTGTAAAAGAACTTCTCGCAGGATCTACTACAAAACCAGTGAACACTGATTATAAGGATATCCGTGAATCAATTCTTCAG GTGTTGTCCTCTTTGAGTTCTGTTGAGTCCTACTTTGAGTTCTTCTCAATCAGATCTGATCAGGAATGTCAG GAACTTGAAGAAGCTGAGATTGAATTGGAGCTTATTAAAAACGAGAAAGCAGTTCGGAAATTTGTCGGACGTCCCCAGGATACTGTGGCTCCAGGCCTGTTATCAT ATTACAAGGATAGTAGTGAAGTTAATAAACAGCTTCAGCAGATCCGTGAAGATATACGGTCCCT AGAACGGTCCAAGCTCAGAGAGGAAATTATAGCACGCCGACAGAAGAAATTGCTTATCAGACATACTCGTGAAAAGTACTTGGAAGAGACGAGTTGCAAGGAAATGGAGCTTATGCAAGAGCTTGATAG GGAAAGAACTCTTGAGATGGAGCGTGACATCGAAAGGCAGCGACAGCTGGATCTCGAGCGTGTGAAGTCAAGGGAACTGCAATATAACCTCGATATGGAAAGGGAGAAACAAACTCAG AGAGAGCTTCAACGTGAGCTGGAGCAGGTTGAGTTGGGGCGGTCATCAAGGCGGGAGTTCTCAGCCAACCCCAGCAG CCGGGCGAGGGAGAGATACCGCGAAAGGGATAATGGTAGAGGCGCACAGCAGGAGGGAAGCCGCGGCCAAGGCCATGAGGGTCAACCAACGGTCGTGATGGGTGGTGCATCAAGGCCATCGTCGTTCCCTACGATACTGCAATCTCGTGACCGTGGCAGCGATGGCGGCTACGAGGAGAacgcggagggaagcagggattccGGCGGCGATACCAGCAGCATGGGAGATCCGGAGTTGGACGGCCCGGGTTCAGGCTCGAGGCATGGGACACGAGCTGGCGGCAGCAGCAAGTCGTCAAGGCAAGTCATGGAGCGGAGAGAGCGGGACGGTAGACGTGAAGGTAAATGGGAgcggaagcaatga